One Thermodesulfovibrionales bacterium DNA segment encodes these proteins:
- a CDS encoding response regulator codes for MKKVLVIDDEPFILMMIEAKLSEAGLNVLTLREGRDALSFIRGELPDLVILDWMMPGLSGIELCRMVKEDPELSHIPIFLLTAKGQDADKEAAFESGASLYITKPFSPKALLKMVNDAIGGQ; via the coding sequence ATGAAGAAGGTACTTGTCATCGACGACGAACCCTTCATCCTCATGATGATCGAGGCCAAGCTGAGCGAGGCCGGCTTGAACGTTCTCACCCTGAGGGAAGGCAGAGACGCCCTGTCTTTCATAAGGGGGGAGCTACCTGACCTTGTCATTCTCGACTGGATGATGCCCGGGCTGAGCGGAATAGAACTCTGCAGGATGGTTAAAGAAGATCCTGAGCTCAGCCATATACCGATATTCCTCCTCACCGCGAAAGGGCAGGACGCAGACAAGGAAGCAGCATTCGAGTCGGGGGCATCCCTTTACATAACGAAACCGTTCAGCCCCAAAGCCCTCCTTAAGATGGTGAACGACGCGATAGGGGGTCAATGA
- a CDS encoding cysteine synthase, producing MSVLDAIGGTPLVRLDRINPNSRVRLYAKLEGANPGGSVKDRIAYYMIRDAEDDGRLTSGLTILEPTSGNTGIGLAMVGVSKGYRVKLVMPECVSIERRKTLEAFGAELLLSAGCEGTDGAIRLAHRVYDEDRGGYFMPDQFNNPSNVNAHYETTGREVIEQTGGEISHFIAGMGTTGTLMGASLRLKEYNRGIQIIGVEPNIGHKIQGLKNMSESIVPGIYDPSRLDDKETIADDDAFQAARRLAIEEGLFVGMSSGAAIWVALRKAVELREGTIVVILPDRGDRYLSTALFASVCAHCPP from the coding sequence GTGAGTGTTCTTGACGCGATAGGGGGAACGCCCCTCGTCCGGCTTGACAGGATCAATCCGAATTCCAGAGTCAGACTTTATGCGAAACTCGAGGGAGCTAATCCCGGTGGTTCCGTAAAAGATAGAATTGCTTATTACATGATCAGAGATGCGGAAGATGACGGCAGGCTTACCTCCGGACTCACAATCCTCGAGCCGACCAGCGGGAACACAGGAATCGGACTCGCAATGGTTGGGGTATCAAAGGGTTACAGGGTAAAACTCGTGATGCCTGAGTGCGTGAGCATCGAGAGGAGGAAGACCCTTGAGGCCTTCGGTGCCGAATTACTGCTCAGCGCAGGATGCGAGGGGACGGACGGTGCCATCAGGCTTGCCCACCGGGTTTACGATGAGGACCGTGGCGGCTATTTCATGCCGGACCAGTTTAACAACCCTTCTAATGTCAATGCCCATTATGAAACGACCGGTAGAGAAGTCATTGAACAGACAGGGGGCGAGATAAGCCATTTTATTGCGGGTATGGGCACGACCGGGACGCTGATGGGTGCAAGCCTTCGGCTAAAGGAATACAACAGGGGGATACAGATAATCGGTGTCGAACCGAACATCGGCCATAAGATTCAGGGCTTAAAGAATATGTCCGAATCGATAGTTCCCGGCATCTATGACCCTTCAAGACTGGATGATAAGGAGACCATCGCGGATGACGATGCCTTTCAGGCCGCCAGAAGACTCGCGATCGAAGAAGGCCTCTTCGTCGGTATGAGCAGCGGCGCTGCCATCTGGGTCGCCCTCAGGAAGGCCGTGGAACTCAGGGAAGGCACGATCGTGGTGATCCTCCCCGACAGGGGTGACCGGTATCTCAGCACCGCTCTCTTTGCGTCGGTCTGTGCTCATTGTCCTCCCTAA
- a CDS encoding Rrf2 family transcriptional regulator: protein MHITRETDYAVRCVLYLSGVSDGVSVVDDIAGEMGIPKSFLAKILQKLAKAGIVTSIRGVKGGFRLAQKPERINLLKVIEATQGQLSLNLCVLDEKSCSRSSTCSIHPVWVRIQDIMEKELKRQSFKGFLRESVSRETNVPKRPSSKD, encoded by the coding sequence ATGCATATCACGAGAGAAACAGACTATGCCGTTAGGTGCGTGCTCTACCTTTCAGGAGTCTCTGACGGCGTCTCCGTTGTGGATGACATCGCAGGGGAGATGGGGATACCGAAAAGCTTTCTCGCGAAAATCCTCCAGAAACTCGCGAAGGCGGGGATTGTTACGTCCATCCGGGGCGTCAAGGGGGGCTTCAGACTGGCGCAGAAACCGGAACGGATAAATCTTCTCAAGGTCATCGAGGCGACGCAGGGTCAGCTGTCCCTCAACCTCTGCGTTCTGGACGAGAAGAGTTGCTCACGGAGCAGCACCTGCTCGATTCATCCAGTGTGGGTGAGGATTCAGGATATCATGGAAAAGGAACTGAAGAGGCAGAGCTTCAAAGGGTTCCTCAGGGAATCGGTCTCCAGAGAAACAAACGTCCCTAAAAGGCCCTCATCGAAGGATTAG
- the ccoS gene encoding cbb3-type cytochrome oxidase assembly protein CcoS — translation MWSTFLLIFLAALLGIAAWLIFLWSVKSGQYDDPERPKYRMLKDDEEDHEKR, via the coding sequence ATGTGGAGCACCTTCCTCCTCATCTTCCTTGCCGCCCTCCTGGGAATAGCTGCCTGGCTTATCTTTTTATGGTCGGTTAAGAGTGGCCAGTACGATGATCCGGAAAGACCGAAATACAGGATGCTGAAGGACGACGAGGAAGATCACGAGAAGCGGTGA
- a CDS encoding YchF/TatD family DNA exonuclease encodes MIDTHCHLDMFPDDSEILNDRGTFEGDSRDAVILRARDAGVEAILTVSSDFESNNRNTAISEKYDFVYASVGMHPHDAKDFTEDSYRGIAELTKKDKVVAIGETGLDYHYDHSPRDIQKDIFRRHLALARETGLPIIVHSREAKEDTLEILGEAGISRGVLHCFSGDRDMAEKAVRMGLSVSIAGPVTFRNAENLREIVAAIPDEHLLVETDAPFLAPDPVRGKRNEPAFLIHTIRKIAELRGVHSEDVVRITTLNARRLFRIGEVPDKGEIAYRIRDSLYLNVTNRCTNHCSFCVKFHTDYVKGHNLRISLEPTEEELKRAIGDPSQYHEIVFCGYGEPFIRLDTVKNLGRWIKDRGGNVRVNTNGHGNLIHKRNIVSELQGIVDAISVSLDAQDEETYNRICSPLFKNAFPEIISFLREAKKYIPRVQATVVEMDGVDIERCRKITDELGIPLTVRRLDVVG; translated from the coding sequence ATGATCGACACCCACTGCCACCTCGACATGTTCCCCGATGATTCTGAGATTCTAAACGACCGGGGGACCTTTGAAGGCGATTCGAGAGATGCCGTCATACTCCGGGCGAGGGATGCCGGTGTCGAGGCTATCCTCACGGTGAGTTCTGATTTTGAGAGCAATAACCGGAACACCGCAATCTCTGAAAAATATGACTTCGTCTATGCCTCAGTCGGCATGCATCCCCACGACGCTAAAGATTTTACGGAAGATTCTTATCGGGGGATCGCCGAACTGACAAAGAAGGATAAGGTGGTGGCGATCGGGGAGACGGGTCTCGACTACCATTACGATCATTCACCGCGGGACATACAGAAGGATATCTTCAGAAGACATCTCGCGCTTGCAAGAGAAACGGGCCTACCGATCATTGTCCACAGCCGCGAGGCGAAGGAAGATACCCTCGAGATACTGGGCGAAGCCGGTATCAGCAGGGGGGTCTTACACTGCTTTTCGGGCGACAGGGATATGGCCGAGAAGGCTGTTCGCATGGGCCTCTCCGTCTCTATTGCGGGGCCGGTCACCTTCAGGAACGCAGAAAACCTCCGGGAAATAGTCGCGGCCATTCCGGACGAACATCTCCTCGTCGAAACGGATGCGCCCTTCCTGGCACCCGATCCCGTGAGGGGGAAGAGGAATGAGCCTGCCTTTCTCATCCATACGATAAGGAAGATTGCGGAGTTGCGAGGAGTTCATTCTGAGGACGTCGTCAGAATAACGACCCTTAACGCACGGCGCCTTTTCAGGATAGGCGAAGTGCCTGACAAGGGTGAAATCGCATACAGGATCAGGGACAGCCTCTATCTCAACGTAACGAACAGATGCACCAACCATTGTTCCTTCTGTGTAAAATTCCACACCGACTACGTGAAGGGGCACAACCTCAGAATTTCTCTGGAGCCGACGGAGGAAGAACTCAAGCGTGCCATCGGTGACCCGTCTCAATATCATGAAATTGTCTTCTGCGGATACGGCGAACCGTTCATCAGGCTCGATACGGTCAAGAATCTCGGCCGGTGGATAAAAGATCGGGGCGGCAATGTGAGGGTGAACACGAACGGCCACGGAAATCTGATTCATAAACGGAATATCGTAAGTGAGTTGCAGGGCATTGTGGATGCCATCTCAGTGAGCCTCGACGCCCAGGATGAAGAGACCTACAACCGGATCTGCTCGCCTCTCTTCAAGAATGCATTTCCTGAGATCATTTCATTTCTCAGGGAGGCAAAGAAGTACATTCCCCGTGTTCAGGCGACTGTAGTGGAGATGGACGGTGTGGATATAGAACGGTGCAGAAAGATCACCGATGAGTTGGGAATACCCCTTACGGTGAGGAGACTGGATGTTGTCGGCTGA
- a CDS encoding 2,3-bisphosphoglycerate-independent phosphoglycerate mutase has product MQNLIGPLVQQNSTKIVLVVLDGLGGLPLRGKTELEAADTPNLDALARESACGLHLPVGWGITPGSGPGHLGLFGYDPVEYQIGRGVLEALGLGLEITRRDVAVRCNYATVRDGVVIDRRAGRIPTEQSRRITEKLGREIKRIDHADLVFAPGMEHRFALLMRFSEPLDPAAGMIGDTDPQKEGMPPLSPEPLSESARNVADVAERVIKKIGEVLKAEEKANSILMRGFSSMPHIPTFQASFGLNALAIATYPMYRGLARLVGMSTPALEGGVEEEIAFLKQRYHEHDFFFLHVKKIDSYGEDGNFEGKAARIAEFDRLLPEIVSLRPDVLVITGDHSTPALMKGHSWHPVPLIMKSPYVLGGVCSSFSERECLKGELGVFPAVHILPLALANAGRLKKFGA; this is encoded by the coding sequence ATGCAGAATCTTATAGGACCATTGGTCCAGCAAAATAGCACCAAGATAGTGCTCGTTGTCCTCGACGGGCTGGGAGGACTTCCTCTGAGGGGAAAGACCGAACTTGAGGCGGCAGATACGCCCAATCTTGATGCCCTTGCGAGGGAGTCGGCGTGCGGTCTCCATCTGCCTGTCGGCTGGGGGATAACCCCCGGCAGCGGCCCGGGACATCTCGGCCTCTTTGGATACGATCCGGTGGAATATCAGATCGGAAGGGGAGTTTTAGAGGCCCTCGGCCTCGGGCTTGAGATCACGCGGAGAGACGTGGCGGTGAGATGTAATTACGCCACGGTCCGGGATGGCGTTGTTATCGACAGGAGGGCAGGGAGAATTCCTACGGAGCAGAGCAGAAGGATTACGGAGAAGCTCGGGAGAGAGATTAAGCGGATCGATCACGCCGATCTTGTCTTTGCGCCAGGGATGGAACACCGGTTCGCTCTCCTCATGAGATTTTCCGAACCTCTTGATCCTGCTGCGGGGATGATCGGCGATACAGACCCTCAGAAGGAAGGCATGCCCCCTCTCAGCCCCGAACCCCTCTCAGAGAGTGCCCGAAATGTGGCTGACGTTGCGGAAAGGGTGATAAAGAAGATAGGGGAGGTGCTGAAGGCTGAGGAAAAGGCGAATTCCATCCTCATGAGGGGGTTCTCGAGCATGCCCCATATCCCCACTTTCCAGGCGTCATTCGGTCTGAATGCGCTTGCGATAGCGACGTATCCGATGTACCGGGGGCTTGCGCGGCTCGTTGGTATGAGCACGCCGGCACTCGAAGGGGGCGTTGAAGAGGAGATAGCCTTTCTGAAGCAAAGGTATCACGAGCACGATTTCTTCTTTCTCCACGTTAAGAAGATCGACTCCTACGGCGAAGACGGGAACTTTGAAGGCAAGGCAGCGCGGATAGCGGAATTCGACAGACTGCTGCCCGAAATCGTCTCCCTTAGGCCCGATGTCCTTGTCATAACCGGCGACCATTCCACACCCGCCCTCATGAAGGGACACAGCTGGCATCCGGTGCCGCTTATCATGAAGTCGCCCTATGTCCTCGGCGGGGTCTGCTCATCATTCTCCGAGAGAGAATGCCTCAAGGGGGAACTGGGCGTTTTCCCTGCAGTCCATATCCTTCCCCTTGCCCTTGCCAATGCCGGCAGACTCAAGAAGTTCGGAGCATGA
- a CDS encoding HD domain-containing phosphohydrolase, with translation MDSSSLPYTTKDFELTIRELSDTYEELSLLYRLPEILSGMGVDEIAQQVVEEAITTLDVKTAALLLYDEDGRKLCTKAFRGRWDKSTIPFGDNSVIWDAVEGKKPLAFCKLPETDQVDFAPSGSPVLVCPLIGKEKLIGAMVLADRESQAEFYSNDIQLMMAIASHAALTIENALLYKELEDFLLFAIRSLVKALEASSEWTAGHTERVTEYAIAIGTIMGLTEKQIERLKVCSLLHDIGKIAISKEILDKPDNLTPEEIREVQRHSMIGAEILGGFKQLQDVISGIKYHHEHWDGSDSFMGLKGEDIPLMSRILAVADTFDAMTSDRPYRKRKAREETIREILSLAGRQFDPAVVDAFRKWISRQHPVSSP, from the coding sequence ATGGATTCATCCTCTCTTCCCTATACGACGAAAGACTTCGAATTGACGATCAGGGAGCTCAGTGATACCTACGAAGAGCTCTCCCTCCTCTATCGACTCCCGGAGATCTTATCGGGCATGGGTGTGGACGAGATAGCGCAACAAGTCGTTGAGGAGGCGATCACCACTCTGGACGTAAAGACTGCTGCACTTCTTCTCTATGATGAGGATGGCAGGAAACTCTGCACAAAGGCTTTCAGGGGACGCTGGGATAAGAGTACCATCCCTTTCGGCGATAATAGTGTGATCTGGGATGCCGTGGAGGGGAAGAAGCCATTAGCCTTCTGCAAACTCCCCGAAACAGATCAGGTGGATTTTGCCCCGTCCGGAAGCCCTGTCCTTGTCTGTCCCCTCATCGGCAAGGAAAAACTCATCGGCGCGATGGTTCTTGCTGACCGGGAATCACAGGCGGAATTTTACTCCAACGATATCCAACTCATGATGGCCATAGCATCACATGCAGCATTGACGATCGAAAATGCCCTCCTTTACAAGGAACTTGAGGATTTCTTACTCTTTGCGATCCGGTCCCTGGTGAAAGCCCTCGAAGCATCTTCCGAGTGGACGGCAGGCCATACGGAGCGTGTCACGGAATATGCCATTGCGATCGGGACCATCATGGGCCTCACCGAAAAACAGATCGAGAGGCTTAAGGTCTGTTCTCTTCTCCACGACATAGGGAAAATAGCCATTTCTAAGGAAATCCTCGACAAGCCGGATAATCTGACCCCGGAAGAGATCAGAGAGGTACAGAGACATTCGATGATAGGCGCTGAGATACTCGGGGGATTTAAGCAACTGCAGGACGTGATAAGCGGGATTAAATATCACCACGAACACTGGGACGGTTCCGACAGCTTCATGGGACTCAAAGGCGAGGATATCCCGCTCATGTCAAGGATTCTGGCGGTAGCGGACACCTTCGACGCTATGACGTCCGACCGGCCATACCGGAAAAGGAAGGCACGGGAAGAAACGATACGAGAGATCCTCAGCTTAGCCGGGAGGCAGTTTGACCCCGCTGTCGTCGATGCGTTCAGGAAGTGGATCAGCCGACAACATCCAGTCTCCTCACCGTAA